A stretch of Amycolatopsis balhimycina FH 1894 DNA encodes these proteins:
- a CDS encoding Pls/PosA family non-ribosomal peptide synthetase, whose product MTVTIEPTGSAAEITLAPVADRALFWSGLGAPERTLLDVLAATAEQHPNAAAIDDGTTTLTYRRLLDEIDVYGRRLQSYGVGLGDRVGIRISSGTAELYIAILATLSVGAAYVPVDADDPDERAELVFEEAQVAAVATDGAINVHSTPGGREGVPGPADDAWIIFTSGSTGKPKGVAVTHASAAAFVDAEAELFLTDEPVGPGDRVLAGLSVAFDASCEEMWLAWRHGACLVPAPRALVRTGVDLGPWLVAQRITVVSTVPTLAALWPADALEDVRLLIFGGEACPPELAERVAVEGREVWNTYGPTEATVVACAAQLTGDGPVRIGLPLSGWQLAVVNDEGEPVGMGETGELVIGGVGLARYLDAEKDAEKFAPLPSLGWQRAYRSGDMVRAEEDGLLFLGRLDEQVKLGGRRIELGEVDAALQALPGVQGAAAAIRRTKAGNQVLVGYVVPNTGETFNHDQAATRLREHLPAALVPLLAVVGDLPTRTSGKVDRNALPWPLSTVDAASAGLSPTEAWLAEGWAEILGVSVDNPKADFFTHGGGSLTAAQVVARIRTRHPQMSVADIYAHPKLGALAAMLDALSGQATERRDIAPAPRRAGVIQTLLMVPLRGLAGLRWATIAAALSNVLALLGFTWAPTLGWTWIAVAWLVLFSPFGRIAIAAGGARVLLSGVRPGTYPRGGSVHLRLWTAEKLADFSGANGVAGASWMTTYAKALGARIGKDVDLHSPPPVTGFLKLGRGAAIEPEVDLSGHWVDGDVVHIGKVRVGAEARVGARSTLFPGVRIGKGAEIAAGATVRGAVPAGQRWAGSPASRVGKDERDALKWPSSRPPRSHFWAAVYGASSIFLGFLPGIAMLPAAAVLGYAIHGAPTLLAALTQALLYVPLATAANFLTYMLLVLVGVRSLSIGMVEGYHPVHGRVAWQVWATERLMSMAREGLFPLYASLFTPVWLRLLGAKVGRNVEASTVLALPKMTQVDSGAFLADDTMVATYELNHGWLHVAPARIGKQAFLGNSGMTAPGRSVPKRGLVGVLSSTPLKAKKGSSYLGMPPLPVRRAIGDADTSRTYTPALHLKAARALVELCRIIPVMCGVALTVVVAFGLLWTASLFGFGVAALLAGPILLAAGIVAALTATVMKWLLVGKFREIDHPLWSSFVWRNELADTFVEALAVPWLIGSVGGTPLLTAWLRTMGVKIGRGVWLETYWLPEADLVELGDGATINRGCVVQTHLFHDRIMSMSSVTLGEGATLGPHGIVLPGAGIGARTTVGPGSLVTRGDEVPADTRWLGNPISAWTGK is encoded by the coding sequence ATGACCGTCACCATTGAACCCACCGGCTCCGCCGCCGAGATCACCCTCGCCCCGGTCGCCGACCGCGCCCTCTTCTGGTCCGGTCTCGGCGCCCCCGAGCGCACCCTCCTCGACGTCCTCGCCGCCACCGCCGAGCAGCACCCGAACGCCGCCGCGATCGACGACGGCACCACCACCCTGACCTACCGGCGGCTCCTCGACGAGATCGACGTCTACGGGCGCCGCCTCCAGAGCTACGGCGTCGGCCTCGGCGACCGCGTCGGCATCCGGATCTCCTCCGGCACCGCCGAGCTGTACATCGCCATCCTCGCCACCCTGTCCGTCGGCGCCGCGTACGTGCCGGTCGACGCCGACGACCCGGACGAGCGCGCCGAGCTGGTCTTCGAAGAGGCCCAGGTCGCCGCGGTGGCGACCGACGGCGCGATCAACGTCCACAGCACGCCGGGCGGCCGCGAAGGCGTCCCCGGCCCGGCCGACGACGCGTGGATCATCTTCACCTCCGGCTCCACCGGCAAGCCCAAGGGCGTCGCGGTCACGCACGCGAGTGCCGCCGCCTTCGTCGACGCCGAGGCCGAGCTGTTCCTCACCGACGAGCCGGTCGGCCCCGGCGACCGCGTCCTGGCCGGCCTGAGCGTCGCCTTCGACGCCTCCTGCGAAGAGATGTGGCTGGCCTGGCGGCACGGCGCCTGCCTGGTCCCGGCGCCCCGCGCGCTGGTCCGCACCGGCGTCGACCTCGGCCCGTGGCTGGTCGCGCAGCGCATCACCGTCGTCTCGACCGTGCCGACGCTGGCCGCGCTGTGGCCCGCCGACGCGCTCGAAGACGTCCGCCTGCTCATCTTCGGCGGCGAGGCCTGCCCGCCGGAGCTGGCCGAGCGCGTCGCCGTCGAAGGCCGCGAAGTCTGGAACACCTACGGCCCGACCGAGGCCACCGTCGTCGCCTGCGCCGCGCAGCTGACCGGCGACGGCCCGGTCCGCATCGGCCTGCCCCTGTCCGGCTGGCAGCTCGCGGTCGTCAACGACGAGGGCGAGCCGGTCGGCATGGGCGAGACCGGCGAGCTGGTCATCGGCGGCGTCGGCCTGGCCCGCTACCTCGACGCCGAGAAGGACGCCGAGAAGTTCGCGCCGCTGCCGTCGCTGGGCTGGCAGCGCGCCTACCGCTCGGGCGACATGGTCCGCGCCGAAGAGGACGGCCTGCTGTTCCTCGGCCGCCTCGACGAGCAGGTCAAGCTCGGCGGCCGCCGCATCGAGCTGGGCGAGGTCGACGCCGCGCTGCAGGCCCTGCCGGGCGTGCAGGGCGCGGCCGCCGCGATCCGCCGCACCAAGGCGGGCAACCAGGTCCTCGTCGGGTACGTCGTTCCCAACACAGGCGAGACTTTCAATCACGACCAGGCCGCGACGCGCCTGCGTGAGCACCTGCCCGCCGCGCTGGTGCCGCTGCTCGCCGTCGTCGGCGACCTGCCGACCCGCACCTCCGGCAAGGTCGACCGCAACGCCCTCCCGTGGCCGCTGTCCACAGTGGACGCCGCATCGGCCGGGCTGTCGCCGACCGAGGCGTGGCTCGCCGAAGGCTGGGCCGAAATCCTCGGTGTCTCGGTCGACAACCCGAAGGCGGACTTCTTCACCCACGGCGGCGGCAGCCTGACCGCCGCGCAGGTGGTCGCCCGCATCCGCACCCGGCACCCGCAGATGTCGGTCGCCGACATCTACGCCCACCCCAAGCTGGGTGCGCTGGCCGCGATGCTGGACGCGCTCAGTGGCCAGGCCACCGAACGCCGTGACATCGCGCCGGCCCCGCGTCGCGCGGGCGTCATCCAGACGCTGCTGATGGTGCCGCTGCGCGGCCTCGCCGGCCTGCGCTGGGCGACGATCGCCGCCGCGTTGTCGAACGTGCTGGCGCTGCTCGGGTTCACCTGGGCGCCGACGCTCGGCTGGACGTGGATCGCGGTGGCCTGGCTGGTGCTGTTCAGCCCGTTCGGCCGCATCGCGATCGCCGCCGGTGGCGCACGCGTGCTGCTGTCGGGTGTCCGCCCCGGCACCTACCCGCGGGGCGGCAGCGTCCACTTGCGCCTGTGGACGGCCGAGAAGCTCGCCGATTTCTCGGGCGCGAACGGGGTCGCGGGGGCGTCGTGGATGACGACCTACGCGAAGGCCCTCGGCGCGCGGATCGGCAAGGACGTCGACCTGCACTCGCCGCCGCCGGTCACCGGCTTCCTCAAGCTGGGCCGCGGCGCGGCGATCGAGCCGGAGGTCGACCTGTCCGGCCACTGGGTCGACGGCGACGTCGTGCACATCGGCAAGGTCCGGGTCGGCGCGGAAGCCCGCGTCGGCGCGCGCAGCACGCTGTTCCCCGGTGTCCGCATCGGCAAGGGCGCGGAGATCGCGGCCGGGGCGACCGTCCGCGGTGCCGTCCCGGCCGGGCAGCGCTGGGCCGGTTCGCCCGCCTCGCGCGTCGGCAAGGACGAGCGTGACGCGCTGAAGTGGCCGTCGAGCCGTCCGCCGCGCTCGCACTTCTGGGCCGCCGTCTACGGCGCGAGCTCGATCTTCCTGGGCTTCCTGCCGGGAATCGCCATGCTGCCGGCCGCCGCTGTGCTCGGTTACGCGATCCACGGCGCGCCCACGCTGCTCGCCGCGCTGACGCAGGCGCTGCTGTACGTGCCGCTCGCCACTGCCGCCAACTTCCTGACGTACATGCTGCTCGTGCTCGTCGGCGTCCGGTCGCTGAGCATCGGCATGGTCGAGGGCTACCACCCGGTCCACGGCCGCGTCGCGTGGCAGGTCTGGGCCACCGAGCGCCTGATGAGCATGGCCCGCGAAGGCCTGTTCCCGTTGTACGCCAGCCTGTTCACCCCGGTGTGGCTGCGGCTGCTCGGCGCGAAGGTCGGCCGCAACGTCGAGGCGTCGACCGTGCTCGCGCTGCCGAAGATGACCCAGGTCGACAGCGGCGCGTTCCTGGCCGACGACACCATGGTCGCCACCTACGAGCTCAACCATGGCTGGCTGCACGTCGCCCCGGCCCGGATCGGCAAGCAGGCCTTCCTCGGCAACTCGGGGATGACCGCGCCCGGCCGTTCGGTGCCGAAGCGCGGGCTCGTGGGTGTGCTGTCCTCGACGCCGCTGAAGGCGAAGAAGGGCTCGTCGTACCTCGGGATGCCGCCGCTGCCGGTCCGCCGCGCGATCGGCGACGCCGACACCAGCCGCACCTACACCCCGGCGCTGCACCTCAAGGCCGCGCGGGCGCTGGTCGAACTGTGCCGGATCATCCCGGTCATGTGCGGTGTTGCGCTGACCGTCGTCGTCGCCTTCGGGCTGCTGTGGACGGCGTCGCTGTTCGGCTTCGGCGTCGCCGCGCTGCTGGCCGGCCCGATCCTGCTGGCCGCCGGCATCGTCGCGGCGCTGACGGCGACCGTGATGAAGTGGCTCCTGGTCGGGAAGTTCCGCGAGATCGACCACCCGCTGTGGAGCTCCTTCGTCTGGCGCAACGAGCTGGCCGACACCTTCGTCGAGGCCCTCGCGGTGCCGTGGCTGATCGGCTCGGTCGGCGGCACGCCGCTGCTCACCGCCTGGCTGCGCACGATGGGCGTCAAGATCGGCCGCGGCGTCTGGCTCGAGACGTACTGGCTGCCCGAAGCCGACCTCGTCGAGCTCGGTGACGGCGCGACGATCAACCGCGGCTGCGTCGTGCAGACGCACCTGTTCCACGACCGGATCATGAGCATGTCGAGCGTGACCCTCGGCGAGGGCGCGACGCTCGGCCCGCACGGCATCGTGCTGCCCGGCGCCGGCATCGGCGCGCGCACCACGGTCGGCCCGGGCTCGCTGGTGACCCGCGGCGACGAGGTGCCCGCCGACACCCGCTGGCTCGGCAACCCGATCTCCGCGTGGACCGGTAAGTAA